The following is a genomic window from Halobacterium sp. R2-5.
TCAGAGACCGCACGGTCCGTGTCGCGGACGACGGCGACGGCGACCTGGTCGGGTTCGTCGCGTTCGACACGTGGCGGGGCGCCGTCCACGTCACGCGGCTGGACGGCGATCCGGACGTCGTCGAGCGGCTGCTGGACGCGCCGCGGGAGTTCGCCGCCCACGAGGACCTCGCCGTGGAGGTCGTACTCGTCGAAGGCGATTCGCTCGCGGACGTCCTGCTCGACGTCGGGTTCGAGGACGCGGGGCCGGGGCCGCGGTTCGACGGGGAGAAGACGAGGCGGTTCCGCTGCGAGCCCTAGAGGTCCGCGCGCTCGAAGACGGCGTAGCCGAGTACGGGAACGACGACGAGCCACAGCAGCATCGTCGCGAGCGCCGCCCACTCGGTGAGGAAGACGGGCGGGTTCTGCGGGAACAGCGCCGCGACGAGCGTGGAGTTCCCGGGGAGGAACTGCAGGACGGCACTGGTGAACGCCTCCGATGGCGGGATGCGGGTCAACAGGATGTACCACTCGGGCGGCTGTCCGGCCATTCTGGGGCCGAACGAGCCGTTCAGCACGTAGTAGACGCCCGCGGGGACGAGCTGCCACGCGAGCTCGAAGACGACGAAGAACCCGGCAGCGATGATGGTGGCGCGGCCGGTGCTCTTCGTGGTGGCGGAGAGGCCGACGCCGATGGCGGTGTACAGCACGCCGAGCAGCACGGTAAGCGCGGAGAAGCCGACGTACGCGCCGAAGTCGAAGGTGTCGTACAGCACGAACGTGACGACTGCGGCGACGACGAGGCCGACGACGATGGAGACGGTCATCACCGCGCTGCGGCCGACGACCTTCCCGACGACGGCGTCCCGGCGGGAGTGGGGAAGCGACAGCAGGAACTTCGCGCTGCCGGACTCGACTTCGCCGGCGATGGCCTTGTGTGACATCACGAGCGCGGTCAGCGGGATGAGCCACGTGACCGGGGTGAGCAGCAAGAAGATGAGGCCGAGCGCCTCCAGCTCCCCGCCCTGCCCGCCGCTCTGGAGGAGCGTGTAGACGTAGGCCGCGCCCGCCATGAACAGCACGAACAGCGCGGTGAGCGCCCACAGCGCCTTCGAGCGCGCGGCGTCCTGGAAGTCCTTCTTCGCGATGGCCGCCCAGCTCATGCCGACACCCCCTCGTCGCGGTCGTCGGTGTACGCGGCGAACACGTCGTCCAGCGACGCCTCGCGGGTGGAGAAGTCGACGACTTCGCCGCCGGCGCCCTCGGCGGCGTCGAGGATGTCGGTCTTCGCGGCGCTGTCCGCGCTCACGGTGAGCGTGTCGCCGTCCGTGGTGACGCCCGTGACGCCGGGAACGTCCTCGACGGCGTCGACGATTGCGGGCGTGAGCTCCGCGACGGTGACCGACAGCGACGACCCGGTGCCGGCTGCGTCACGCAGCCCGCGGATGGTGTCCTGGGCGACGAGCTCGCCGGCCTGGAGGATGCCGACGCGGTCGCAGACCGCCTCGACCTGTTCGAGGATGTGACTGGAGAAGAACACCGTGGCGCCGCGGGCGGCCTCCTCCTTGATGATTTCGCGCATCTCGCGGGCGCCGTTCGGGTCCAGCCCCGTCGAGGGCTCGTCGAGGATGAGGAGGTCGGGGTCGCCGACGAGCGCGATGGCCAGCGCGAGCCGCTGCTGCATCCCCTTCGAGAACCCGCCGGCCTTCCGGTCGGCGGCGTCCGGGATGCCGACGCGCTCCAGGAGTTCGTCGACGTCGTCGTCGGCGTTCTTCGACTCGATGGCGAACTCGAGGTGCTGGCGGGCGGTGAGGCGCTCGTAGACGTTGAACCCCTCGGGGAGGACGCCGATGCGCCGGCGGATGGCCAGGGACTCGTCGTGGGCGTCGTGGCCGAGCACCGTCGCGGTGCCGGAGGTCGGTCGGACGAAGTCCAGGATGATGTCGATGGTCGTCGACTTCCCGGCGCCGTTCGGCCCGAGGAAGCCGTATATCTCGCCGTCCTGGACCCGCAGGTCGAGGTCTCGGAGGGCGGTGACGTCACCGTACCGCTTGGTGACGCCGGAGAGTTCGATTGCTGCCATGGCGGGGAGGTGTCCCCGCGGTCGTAAATCCATTGTGGTGGTTCGCAGCGCGAGCGAGCGCGCGAGCAGTCGCCTCAGAGTTCGACGCGGCCGAATCGCCGCTCGGCGAGCGCGAAACCGCCGACCGTCCACGCGAGCAGGACGGCGGCGCCGATGCCGTCGGGGACGGAGCCGGCCGTCGCGACGCCGTCGACGCCGACGACGGTGAGCGTGTTCGCGTACGCGTACAGCGGGCTAGCGACGACCAGCGCGTCCGTGAGACCGCTGCTCACCCGGACGCCGAAGGTGCCGCCGAGGACGACGCGGCCGAGGCTCAGCGCGATCGGCCAGAACAGCGCGAGCGCGAAGAAGCCGTACGTGGTCGCGGCGGAGAGCGTCGTCGACGTCGACCCTGCGGTGAGCGCGAGCGTCGCGGCGACGAACGCGACTGCGAGGAGCGCGGCGAGCGCGACGACAGCGAGCACGCGGACGGGCGACAGCGCCGCGCCGCGGGCTGCGTAGACAACGCTCGCGGTGACGACGGCGGCGACGACGGCGACGACCGTAATCGCGAGTCGGGCGGCGCCGGCGCCCGCGAGGAACGTCGAGCGGTCGTGCGGGAGCGCGAGCGTGAGGCGGACGCGGCCGGTGTCGACGGCGCTCGGGACCGCTTCGTGGGTGAGCGTGCCGGCGGCCAGCGGGACGGCGAACATGAACAACAGCGCGAGCACTGCGGGCAGCGGCGTCGCGATGGCGCCGTTCGTGGCGCCGTACGCGGCGGCGGCGGCGACGAACGCGAAGAGGCCGCCGAACACGAGCAGTGAGTTGTCCGCGCGGAGCGTTCGGAGGTCGCGGCGCGCGACGACGGGCCACGTCACGGCGCCGCCACCACCGGGTAGAGGGCTGACTGCATAGGCGAGCGATGACGGCGGGGGGCAAGTGTCTTGCTTCCGACTGCAGCCGCTGTGAACGCCTACACGCGGTCGTCGGGGTCGTGGGAGTCCCGCATCCGACTGGCCTCCTGCCCGTAGCGCTCGCGGTCCTCGCTGTCCTCGACGGGTTCGAGGTCGTCGACGTCGGCGTCGACGGCGGCGGTCGGGTCGCCGGCGTTCAGCGAGCGCTGCTTGCGGAGCACGCGCTCGCCGTCGGGCGTCGCGTACACGAGGTTGAGCAGGCCCTTGTCGGTGTACTCGCGGAAGACCAGCCAGACGCGCTCGGTTTCGGGCATGCGAGTTGGTTCGACGGCCCGTGATTCAAGTGTGGCGGTTCGACGCCCCGCCAGCCGGGTGGTCACCCCGCGATGAGGCCGGCGACGAGTCCGCCGACCGCGGCGAGCACCACGTCGACGACGAGGTAGACGAGCATCGCGAGGAGGACGAGGACGGCGACGGAGCCGTAGCCGGCGGCGAGCGTGCCGGCGACCGCCGCCAGCCAGACGACGTAGCCGGGCGCGCCGAACACCACGCCGGCGAGCGCGCCGTCGAGGGTCGCACTGCGGTCGGAGAGGGAGCCGGCGGCGCCGCCGCCGAGCACCTGGACGAACGGCACGAACACCAGCGCGGTCGCGAGCAGGCCGCCGAGCAGCGGCGCGTGCCAGCGTGGAGCCTGGCGTCCCTCGGCGAGGCGGTCGCGGACGCCGTTGCGGTACCGCCGGAACCAGATGCAGGCGGCGACCGTGAGGAGGCCGGCGACGACCAGGCCGCCGGCGGACCAGGTGGCGACCGTGTAGACGGCGTCGGCGAGCTCGGGCTCCGTCAGCGGGAACTCCGCCGCGTCCGGGCCCGTGAGGAACTCGGCGGCGAACTCCTCGGCGAGCGCGCGGTCGAAGTCGTTCACGAGAGTGACGCCGAGCCAGGCGGCGAGGACGCCGCCGATAGCGAGCAGGCCGACGATCAGCCAGTCCAGCCAGGTGTCGTAGAACAGCGACAGGCTCTCCGGGCCCGCGTGGTCGTCGGGCGCGTCTGCAGTGGCAGCCATACGAGTGAGGGTCTCTCGACGGGCGGGTAAGGCTACCGACCGTTCGCAGGCGCCGAGAGGCCGCCGGGACCGCGTGGTTGAAAGCCGCGAAACACCTACCCGTGGCCGATGGACGCCGACGAGGTCAGGGAGCGCGCGAACGACCTGCCGACGGAGCCCGGCGTCTACCAGTTCCTCGAACGGAGCGGCGAGGCCGACACCGTCCTCTACGTCGGGAAGGCCGTCGACGTGCGGGACCGCGTGCGCTCCTATGCTGACCCCCGGAGCAGGCGCATCGCGCGGATGGTCGAGCGCGCGGACGCTGTCGACTTCGCGGTGACGGACACGGAGACGCAGGCGCTGTTGCTGGAGGCGAACCTCGTGAAGCGCCACCAGCCGCGGTACAACGTCCGCCTCAAGGACGACAAGTCCTACCCGCTGGTGCAGTTCACCGACCACGTCGTCCCCCGCATCGAGGTGACCCGCGACCCCGAAGAGGGCGCGGCGGCGTACGGTCCGTACACGGACAAGGGCGAGGTCGAGACGGTGGTGAAGGCGATTCGCGAGGTGTACGGCGTTCGGGGGTGTTCGGACCACAAGTACAGCGGCCGCGACCGCCCGTGCCTGGACTACGAGATGGGGCTGTGTACGGCGCCGTGCACGGGCGAAATCAGCGAGTCGGACTACGCCGCGGACGTGGAGTCCGCGCGCCGGTTCTTCGAGGGGGAGACGGGCGCGCTCGCGGATCCCATCGAGCGCGAGATGGAGCGCGCCGCACAGGAGCAGAACTTCGAGCGCGCGGCGAACCTCCGGGACCGCCTCGATGCAGTCGAGGCGTTCCACGGCGGCGCGGGCGCGGCGGTCGCGAACAGCGACGACGCCGCGACGACGGACGTACTCGGCGTAGCTGTCGAGGGCGAGGACGCGACGGTCGCGCGGCTACACGCCGAGCGCGGCCAGCTCGTCGAGCGCGACCAGCACCACCTAGATGCGCCGGACGGTGAGAATCCGGCCGACGTACTGGCGGCGTTCCTCGTGCAGTTCTACGCGGAGCGGGACCTCCCGGACCGCCTGCTGTTGCCCGAGCACCACGGCGACGACGACGTGGCGGCGTGGCTCGATGAGGCGGGCGTCGAGGTCCGCGTGCCGGGCGCGGGCCGGGACGCGACGCTCGTCGACCTGGCGCTGAAGAACGCCCACCGGCGGTCGGGCGACCGCGACGAGCTGGGCGCGCTCGCGGACGCCCTCGGCATCGACCGCCCGACCCGCATCGAGGGGTTCGACGTGAGCCACGCGCAGGGGAAGTCCGCGGTCGGCAGCGACGTCTGTTTCGTCGACGGGAGCGCGGAGAAGGCCGACTACCGCCGGAAGAAGCTCGACGACGAGAACGACGACTACGCGAACATGTACCGGCTGGTGCGGTGGCGCGCGGACCGCGCGGTCGAGGGTCGCGACGACCGCCCGGAACCCGACCTCCTGCTCATCGACGGCGGCGAAGGGCAGCTAGACGCCGCCCGCGACGCCCTCGCGGACGCGGGCTGGGACGTGCCCGCGGTCGCGCTCGCGAAGGACGCGGAACTCGTGATAACCGAGCGGCGGACGTACGACTGGCCGGGCGACGCACCGCAGCTCCACGTCCTCCAGCGCGTGCGCGACGAGGCCCACCGGTTCGCGGTCGCGTACCACCAGACGCTCCGGGACGACGTCGGGACCGCCCTCGACAACGTCGACGGGGTCGGCCCCGAACTCCGCAAGCGCCTGCTGCGGCGGTTCGGCAGCGTCGAGGGCGTCCGCGAGGCCTCCGCCGACGACCTCCGCGACGTCGACGGCGTGGGCGAGGCGACCGCGGAGACCATCGCGAGCCGGCTGTAACTAACCTTCGAGAACGTCCATGACATTCATTGGCAGGGGGAAGTATGTCCGCCCGTAATGAGCTACGACAACGGGCGTCGAGGGCGCATCGACGACGAGACCGGCCGCGCCAGCGACGAGACACCGCCGGCAGGGCCGCTCCGCACCGTCGTCGCGCGTCTCCGGCGCCACGTACGAGAGTGGCCGAGCCGGTACGTCGACCAGCAGGCAGAACTGTACGAGCGGTAGCTACGACTCGACTCGGACTGTCATCACCGGCACCGGCGACGTGCGCACGACTTTCTCCGTGACGCTCCCGACGAGGTAGTGGTCGAGGCCCGTACGACCGTGGGCCCCATCACGACGGCGTCGATCCCCTCGTTCTCGACGTAAGCGACGATGGCCTCGTGGGGGACGCCCTCGACGACGGCGCGCTCGACGGCCGCGTCGTCCGGGAGGGAAGCGACGGTTTCGTCGGCGTCGCGCTCCGCGCGCTCGCGCTAAATTCCGCAGCGAGCGGCTGCCAGGCGCGCGTTTGTGGAGGTATCACAGGGTCTGTGTGAGCCGCTCGCCAGCGGGCCACCCCGGCTCCGACCGCCGGAAAGAAAGGGAGCCGACGACTAGCGGGCTAGCGGCCGAGATGCCGGAGCGGTCGTTCTACCTCGTAAACGCCAAATACCATGGCAATTAATGGCACGGACATGGCAACGTCGTTCGGCGCAATATCGCTCGTACCACCGCTGCTCGCGATCGCTCTGGCAATCATCACGAGGCGCGCGATGCTGTCGCTGTTCCTCGGCGTCTGGGTCGGCGGCGCCATCGTCGCCGCCGACACCGCCGACAGCGCGCTCGAACTGGTCGCAGTGCCGTTCTCTGGCGTCATCGAGGCGTTCGACTGGGTCATCAGTGCGGTCGGCGAGAGCACGTTCAACGCGAAAATCATCATCTTCACGTTCCTGCTCGGCGCGGGCATCGCGTTGCTGTGGCGGCTCGGCGGCTCGCTCGCCGTCGCGCAGTTCGCGCGCTCGAAAGTCGACTCCCACCGGCGCGTCGGCATCGTCACGTGGCTGTTCGGGATGGTGTGGTTCTTCGACGACTACGCCAACACCGCCATCGTCGGGTCGGCGATGAAGGACATGGCCGACAACATGCAGATGTCCCGGGAGAAGCTGGCGTACATCCTCGACTCGACGGCCGCGCCCGTCGCGACGTTCGGCATCTCCTCGTGGGTGGCGTTCCAGATCGGGCTCGTCCAGACCGCCTACGAGAACCTCGGCATCCAGGGGGAGACGCCGTCGGCGACGCTGACCTTCCTCTGGTCGATTCCGTTCAACGTCTACTGCCTGTTCGCCATCCTCATGGTCGGCATCGTCGTCGTCACCCAGCGGGACTTCGGCGAGATGCTCGACGCCGAGACGCGGTCCCAGCGGACGGGCAACGTCACGCGCGAGAACGCCAACCCCCTCCAGAGCATGAAAGAAGACCTCGGCGACCCCGTCACGGACGACCCCCGGCTGCGGACGTTCGTCCTCCCGGTGCTCGTCCTCGTCACCGTCGTCATCGGCGGCGCGGCCTGGAGCGGCTACGCGCCCGGCCGTGACGTCCTCGGCGTCGTCGAGAACGCCGACTTCACCGCCGCGCTCGTCTGGGGGTCGTTCAGCATGGTGGCGACCGCGCTCACCCTCGGCGTCTACGACGGCCACATCGACGTCGCGGAGGGCATGGAGACCGTCCTCGACGGGTTCGGCATCATGCTCCACGCGGTCAGCATCCTCGTGCTCGCGTGGTCGATCGGCTCCGTCGCGTCCGCGCTCGGCACCGGCACCTACGTCACCAACGTCGCCGAGGGCTTCGTCTCGCCGACGCTGCTACCCGTCGTCATCCTGTTCACGGCGGCGGTCATCTCGTTCTCCATCGGCACCTCCTGGGGGACGATGTCGCTGGTGACGCCCGTCGCCGTGCCGCTGGCGTGGTCCGTCGGCAGCCAGGACCCCCAGATGGTTGCGGTCGCGGTCGGCGCGGTGTTCAGCGGCTCCATCTTCGGCGACCACTGCTCGCCCATCTCCGACACGACCATCCTCTCGTCGACGTTCGCCGGCTCCGACCACATCGACCACGTCCGCACGCAGATGTACTACGCGGTCACCGTCATCGTGGTCGCGACGCTGGCGTACCTCGTCTACGGCATCACCGGCCTCGGCCCGGTCGTCTTCCTGCCGCTCGGCGCGGCCGTGCTCTTCGGCGTCGTCTACGTGCTCTCCGAGTTCGACGCGAACCGCAAGGACGTCCACGCCAAGCCGTTCGAGCGCGCGGGCGCCGGCACGAGCGACGACGACTGACCCGCTCGGCGCTCAGAACTCGGGGTCGATTTCGGGCGCGACGCCGTCGTCTCCTTCCTCGCCGGCGAGGTCGTACTCCTCGCGGAGCTCCCGGATGCGGTCGCGGATGTCCGCCGCGAGCTCGAACTCCAGGTTGTTCGCGGCCGCGTCCATCCGTTCTTCTAGCTCCTCGACGAGGACGGCGGCCTCCTGCTCGTCGCTCGGCCCGTCGCCCGCGACGTCGGACGTGTCGGTCTCCGCGCCGGGGAGGTTCATCTCGCTGACGTCCTTGTCGATGGTCGTCGGCGTCGTGCCGTGTTCCTCGTTGTACTCGCGCTGGATGCGGCGGCGGCGCTGGGTCTCCTCGATTGCGTCCCGCATCGCGTCCGTGCGCTCGTCGGCGTACAGCACGACCTCGCCGTTGACGTTGCGGGCGGCCCGGCCCATCGTCTGGACGAGGCTGGTCTCCGAGCGCAGGAACCCCTCCTGGTCGGCGTCCAGAATCGCGACCAGCGAGACCTCGGGGATGTCCAGGCCCTCCCGGAGGAGGTTGATGCCGACGAGCACGTCGAACTCGCCGAGGCGCAGTCCCCGCACGAGTTCGTGGCGTTCGAGCGTGTCCGTCTCGTCGTGCATGTACTCGACGGCGACCCCGGCTTCTTCGAGGTACTCCGTGAGGTCCTCGGCCATGCGCTTGGTGAGCGTCGTGACGAGCACGCGCTCGTCGTTCTCGACGCGGCCGTCGATGCGGTCCATCAGGTCCTCGACCTGCCCCGTCGCGTCCGCCACGGAGATCTCGGGGTCGACGAGGTGGGTCGGGCGGACGATCTGCTCGACGACCTGCGCGGAGTGCTCGCGCTCGTAGTCCCCCGGGGTCGCGGAGACGTACAGCGTGCGGTCGGTCTTCTCCTCGAACTCCTCGAACGTCAGCGGGCGGTTGTCGTACGCCGTCGGGAGCCGGAAGCCGTTCTCCACGAGGCTGTCTTTCCGGGACTTGTCGCCCGCGTACTGGCCCTTGATCTGGGGGACGGTGCGGTGGGACTCGTCGATGACGGTGAGGAAGTCGTCCGGGAAGTAGTCCAGCAGCGTGTAGGGCGCGTCTCCGGGTTCGCGGTCCGAGAGGTAGACGGAGTAGTTCTCGATGCCGGAACAGTAGCCCGCCTCGGCCATCATCTCGAGGTCGAACGTGGTGCGTTCCTCGATGCGCTGGGCGGCGACCATGTCGCCGTCGCGCTCGAAGTGCCGGACGCGCTCGTGCATGTCGTCGCGGATCCGCTCGATGGCCTGTTCCATCTCGCTCTCGGGCACCGAGTAGTGCTCCGCCGGGTGGAACAGGACAGCGGGCTCCTCGCTCTCGACGGTGCCCTCCAGCGGGTCGAGTTTCGCCATCCGGTCGACCTCGTCGCCCCAGAACTCCACGCGCACGGGGTAGCGGCCGTACATCGGGAACACCTCGACGGTGTCCCCCCTGACGCGGAACGTGCCCTGCGTGAAGTCGACGTCGTTGCGCTCGTAGTTGAGGTCTACGAGCCGCCCCAGGAGCTCGTCGCGCTCGATCTCCTGGCCGACTTCGAGGCGGAGGCTCATGTCCTCGTAGTTCCGCGGGTCACCGAGCCCGTAGATGGCGGAGACGGAGGCGACGACGATGACGTCGTCCCGCGTCAAAAGCGAGCGCGTCGCGGAGTGGCGCAGGCGGTCGATCTCGTCGTTGATGGAGGCGTCCTTCTCGATGTACTTGTCCGTCTGCTCGACGTACGCCTCGGGCTGGTAGTAGTCGTAGTAGGAGACGAAGTACTCGACGGCGTTGTCCGGGAAGAGGTTCCGGAGCTCCTCGTAGAGCTGGGCCGCGAGCGTCTTGTTGTGCGCGATGACGAGCGTCGGCTGCTGGAGCTCCTCGACCACCCACGAGACGGTGTTCGTCTTCCCGGAGCCAGTCACCCCGAGCAGCGTCTGCTTCTCCGCGCCGCTCTCGTACCCCTCCGCCAGCTCCTCGATGGCGTCGGGCTGGTCGCCCGCAGGGTCGAACGGCGCGTCGACGCGGAACGGCTTCTCGGCCTCGGGTCGGTCCGGCTGGAGTGGACCGCTGGCGTCGCTCATTGTCTGGTTTTAGGTGCGAGGACACTTCAGGGGAGCGGCAGCGTAGCGGGCCGTCGGCGCACCACGTGCTGGCGAACGCGGAGCGCAGCGACGCGCTCCGAGACGTGCGCGAGCGCGTGACAGCGTGGCGGATGCGCTCGACCACGTGGTGAGCGTGCAGGACGCGGTCGGCGAGGGGTCGCGGTAGCGCCCACCTATTTCCCGGGCGCGCCCCTCACTCCGAGTATGGTACGCGAAGACCTGCGTTCAGCGAGCGACCACCTTCGAGCAGCAGCGGTCGCCGCCGCGGACAGCGAGCACGAGGAACGGCTCTACGACCAGTCCGACACGCTGGCGGAACTCGCGACGGCCGACAACGGCCCCGACCACGGGCGGCTCGCGCGTATCCAGCAGAAACTCGCCGGCATCGCCAGCGAGGCGAACGACGACGCGGCCGCGAACATCCAGGACGCCAAGGACAGCATCCGAGACTACCGGGAGACCGTCGAGGGCGTCTAGCGAGCACTTTTTGCGCTACGGGGCGCCTGCGGCGCCCCTTGTCTGCTCACGGGCGCTTCGCGCCCGTTCGCACGGCCAGCGAGACCTCCGGTCTCGCTCGGGCAAAAACTCGCGGGAAAAGCACTCCTCGTCGTTCGAAAGACGGCTCCGTCGTCTTTCGTGATGCCGAAAGGCGCTTCGCGCCTTTCGAACCACTCCCGACGGTCGCTCGTCGGCCCGCGCTCGCTCGTTACGCGCGTTCGCGCAGTGAATCGCTTCGTCCTCGTGAGCGAAGCGAACGAGGGACAGACAGACCGGGGGTGTGCTCAGTCTCGGATCCTTCGGACCACTCGCTCGCGGATGCTTGCGGCGGGGAATCGGGTAGCAGAAACGGGGCCGCTGTCGCTTTTCGCGAAACAGCGTCGAAGGTCGGTAGCAGAGGGAGCGCGGTTACTCGTCGTCCTCGGTGGACGTCTGGTCCACGTCGGCTTCGCCCTCGTAGATTTTCGCGCCGTCCTGGACGACCTTCTCGGAGAGCACCGCGCACTTCACGCGCATCGGCGTCACTTCCACGCCGAGCATGTCGAGGACGTCGTCGGTGTCCATCTCCTCCACCTCGTCGAGAGTCATCCCCGGGAGTTCCTGCGTGAGCATGCTCGCGGAGGCCTGACTGATGGCGCAGCCGTCACCGCGGAACGCCACGCGCTCGATAGTCTCCCCGTCGTCTTCGAGCTTCACGTCGAACTCCAGCTCGTCCCCGCAGGAGGGGTTGTACCCCTCGTGAGAGAACGTCGCCTCGCCGAGTTCGCCGTGGTTCCGGGGGTTGCGATAGTGGTCGAGAATCTGCTGCCGGTACATGTCCGAGCCCATGCTCATATTGGGCGTTCGTAGGGTAGAACGCCGTAAAAACGTTCCGCGGAACGACACGCTAACTCTCGAAAGTAGCATTCGCGCGGCGAAGCCGCGCGATTCACCGAGCGCGAACGCAGTGAGCGCTCGGGCGCCGAGGACCCCCGGAGCGGGGTCCGACGGCGCTTTTTCCGCGAGTTTTTGCCAGCGAGCGGCGCGTAGCGCCGCGAGCGCAGCAAAAAGTGCGTGGCTAGGCGAAGATTTCCCGAGCGGCGTCGAGGGAGTCGACGAGCGCGTCGACTTCCGCTTTGGTGTTGTAGAGGTAGAAGGACGCGCGGACGGACGCCGCGACGTCGAGTTTCTGGTGGAGCGGCTGGGTGCAGTGGTCGCCGGCGCGGATGGCGATGCCGTAATCGTTGATGATGGACGCGAGGTCGTGGGCGTGGATGCCGTCGACGTTGAACGCGACGACGGCGCCGCGGTCGTCGCCGGGCGGGCCGTAGATCTCGACGTCGTCGAACTCGTCGAGGCGCTCGTAGGCGTACTCGGTGATTCGCTCCTCGTGGGCCTGGATGGCTTCCATGCCGACGTCGTCGAGGTAGTCGGCGGCCTCCGCGAGCGCGATGCCCTGCGCGATGAGCGGCGTGCCCGCCTCGTACTTCCACGGGAGGTCGTTCCACGTCGTCTCCTCGAAAGAGACGCGCCGGATCATGTCGCCGCCGTAGAGGAACGGCTCCATGTCCTCGAGAATCTCCTGTTTGCCGTAGAGGCCGCCGATTCCCGTGGGGCCGGCCATCTTGTGCCCGGAGAAGACGTAGAAGTCGACGTCGAGTTCCTTCACGTCGACCGGGCGGTTCGGGACGGCCTGCGCGCCGTCGCCGAGAATGAGCGCGTCCTGCTCGTGGGCGAGGTCCGCGAGTTCGCGCATCGGGTTGACGGTGCCGAGGACGTTCGACGCGTGCACCACGGAGACCATCTCGACGTCGTCGTCGATGAGCTCGGCGGCGTGGTCCATGTCGAGGCGGCCGTCCTCGTCGACGCGGATGTAACGCACCTCGGCGCCGACCTTCTCCGCGATCTGCTGCCACGTGACGAACGACGAGTGGTGCTCCATCTCCGAGAGCACGACCGCGTCGCCCTCCGAGAGCTCGTTGAGCCCCCACGAGTACGCCACGAGGTTGATGGACTCCGTGGTGTTCTTCGTGAAGATCATCTCCTCGCGGCCGTCCGCCCCCACGAACTCCGCGAGGCGGTCGTGGGCCTCCTCGTACGCGATGGAGGCCTCCTGGCTGAGCTGGTGGATGCCGCGGTGGACGTTCGCGTTGTAGCCGCGGTAGTAGTCCGAGAAGACGTCGACGACCCGGTCGGGGGTCTGCGTGGTCGCCGCGTTGTCGAGGTAGACCAGCGACTGGCCGTCGCCGACCTCCCGTTCGAGAATCGGGAAGTCCGCCCGGATGGCGTCGACGTCCAGCGAGTCCTGTTCGGTGGCTTCCATTGCCCGCTCGTAGGGTTCGCGGGCACTACTGTTCTTCGGTGCCGGGAGAACTGCCGGAAGCGCGGACGCGCTACAGCCGCAGGAACTGCGCGTGGACGGTGCCGTCGAGGTCGAGGACGTTCGCCGCCTCGACGTGGCCTTCCTCGATCGCGAGGTCGACGACGTCGGCGCCGACGAGGTTCCCGATGTCGGCGCGAGCGAGCGACTCGCGGACCGCCTCGGCGGACGCCTCCTCGCCGCCGTAGAACTCCTCGGAGACGGTGAACTCCGTCTCGCCGTTCGCGAACGTCTCCCCGAGCACGTCGGGGTCGCAGGCGGTCACCAGCAGGCCGCGCTCGGTCTGTCGCTCGCTGACGATCATCACTCGCGTTCGACGAGGTCCTGCTCCTGGGCCTCGCGGATC
Proteins encoded in this region:
- a CDS encoding ABC transporter ATP-binding protein produces the protein MAAIELSGVTKRYGDVTALRDLDLRVQDGEIYGFLGPNGAGKSTTIDIILDFVRPTSGTATVLGHDAHDESLAIRRRIGVLPEGFNVYERLTARQHLEFAIESKNADDDVDELLERVGIPDAADRKAGGFSKGMQQRLALAIALVGDPDLLILDEPSTGLDPNGAREMREIIKEEAARGATVFFSSHILEQVEAVCDRVGILQAGELVAQDTIRGLRDAAGTGSSLSVTVAELTPAIVDAVEDVPGVTGVTTDGDTLTVSADSAAKTDILDAAEGAGGEVVDFSTREASLDDVFAAYTDDRDEGVSA
- a CDS encoding ABC transporter permease — its product is MSWAAIAKKDFQDAARSKALWALTALFVLFMAGAAYVYTLLQSGGQGGELEALGLIFLLLTPVTWLIPLTALVMSHKAIAGEVESGSAKFLLSLPHSRRDAVVGKVVGRSAVMTVSIVVGLVVAAVVTFVLYDTFDFGAYVGFSALTVLLGVLYTAIGVGLSATTKSTGRATIIAAGFFVVFELAWQLVPAGVYYVLNGSFGPRMAGQPPEWYILLTRIPPSEAFTSAVLQFLPGNSTLVAALFPQNPPVFLTEWAALATMLLWLVVVPVLGYAVFERADL
- a CDS encoding Na+/H+ antiporter NhaC family protein, translated to MATSFGAISLVPPLLAIALAIITRRAMLSLFLGVWVGGAIVAADTADSALELVAVPFSGVIEAFDWVISAVGESTFNAKIIIFTFLLGAGIALLWRLGGSLAVAQFARSKVDSHRRVGIVTWLFGMVWFFDDYANTAIVGSAMKDMADNMQMSREKLAYILDSTAAPVATFGISSWVAFQIGLVQTAYENLGIQGETPSATLTFLWSIPFNVYCLFAILMVGIVVVTQRDFGEMLDAETRSQRTGNVTRENANPLQSMKEDLGDPVTDDPRLRTFVLPVLVLVTVVIGGAAWSGYAPGRDVLGVVENADFTAALVWGSFSMVATALTLGVYDGHIDVAEGMETVLDGFGIMLHAVSILVLAWSIGSVASALGTGTYVTNVAEGFVSPTLLPVVILFTAAVISFSIGTSWGTMSLVTPVAVPLAWSVGSQDPQMVAVAVGAVFSGSIFGDHCSPISDTTILSSTFAGSDHIDHVRTQMYYAVTVIVVATLAYLVYGITGLGPVVFLPLGAAVLFGVVYVLSEFDANRKDVHAKPFERAGAGTSDDD
- a CDS encoding excinuclease ABC subunit C; this encodes MDADEVRERANDLPTEPGVYQFLERSGEADTVLYVGKAVDVRDRVRSYADPRSRRIARMVERADAVDFAVTDTETQALLLEANLVKRHQPRYNVRLKDDKSYPLVQFTDHVVPRIEVTRDPEEGAAAYGPYTDKGEVETVVKAIREVYGVRGCSDHKYSGRDRPCLDYEMGLCTAPCTGEISESDYAADVESARRFFEGETGALADPIEREMERAAQEQNFERAANLRDRLDAVEAFHGGAGAAVANSDDAATTDVLGVAVEGEDATVARLHAERGQLVERDQHHLDAPDGENPADVLAAFLVQFYAERDLPDRLLLPEHHGDDDVAAWLDEAGVEVRVPGAGRDATLVDLALKNAHRRSGDRDELGALADALGIDRPTRIEGFDVSHAQGKSAVGSDVCFVDGSAEKADYRRKKLDDENDDYANMYRLVRWRADRAVEGRDDRPEPDLLLIDGGEGQLDAARDALADAGWDVPAVALAKDAELVITERRTYDWPGDAPQLHVLQRVRDEAHRFAVAYHQTLRDDVGTALDNVDGVGPELRKRLLRRFGSVEGVREASADDLRDVDGVGEATAETIASRL
- a CDS encoding ABC transporter permease subunit, which codes for MTWPVVARRDLRTLRADNSLLVFGGLFAFVAAAAAYGATNGAIATPLPAVLALLFMFAVPLAAGTLTHEAVPSAVDTGRVRLTLALPHDRSTFLAGAGAARLAITVVAVVAAVVTASVVYAARGAALSPVRVLAVVALAALLAVAFVAATLALTAGSTSTTLSAATTYGFFALALFWPIALSLGRVVLGGTFGVRVSSGLTDALVVASPLYAYANTLTVVGVDGVATAGSVPDGIGAAVLLAWTVGGFALAERRFGRVEL